In one Brevibacillus composti genomic region, the following are encoded:
- a CDS encoding Ger(x)C family spore germination protein, producing MMLRKRYLFTLLLLLGSLLSSSCWDRREIEELGITIGMSIDSHTAQDRPNETESKHQHKKLIPLSLTFQHVNHKIVGGGNRSNPSNQKPYLNVTSTGDTAFQILRETSTRTGRPPYFMHLKIVILGEDVARRINMAQLLNLYLRNNEMRRTVYLTIAKGRGQDVLEAQTKNEDLPSLELLNLVNNLSKSNHIAMPISVGTASENLATKRCFLVPRVVVHQKEMKLAGGAVINGKTGKMLGWLSEAETAGINLIQGSGKSEESHVGGIIESAIEKGGEPFSFEIDKAKSRIIPQVKNGQVSFTVKVDAEGSLGEDWNLKENAFDRAYMKKIEQATAEQIKKLIENSLQKIQKEFQADVAGFGKKLHIRYPEVWRKLEMDWDERFSKIPIHVEVKVQALDFALKGKEKG from the coding sequence ATGATGCTCCGGAAAAGATACCTGTTCACGCTGCTTTTGCTGCTGGGCAGCTTACTTTCGAGCAGCTGTTGGGATCGACGCGAGATTGAAGAACTGGGCATCACGATTGGCATGTCTATCGATTCCCATACGGCCCAGGATCGGCCAAACGAAACAGAGAGCAAACACCAGCACAAAAAGTTGATTCCCTTGTCGCTGACCTTTCAGCACGTCAATCACAAAATCGTCGGCGGCGGCAATAGAAGCAACCCTTCCAACCAAAAGCCGTATTTGAATGTAACCAGTACGGGAGACACCGCTTTTCAGATCCTTCGGGAAACCTCTACGCGGACCGGCCGTCCCCCCTATTTCATGCATCTCAAGATCGTCATTCTCGGCGAGGACGTCGCTCGTCGAATCAATATGGCCCAATTGTTGAACCTCTACCTACGCAACAATGAAATGCGCCGGACGGTCTACCTGACGATTGCAAAAGGACGGGGCCAGGATGTGCTGGAGGCCCAGACAAAAAATGAAGACCTGCCTTCTCTGGAATTGCTCAATCTGGTCAATAACCTGTCGAAGTCGAATCATATCGCCATGCCGATCTCCGTGGGAACCGCGTCAGAAAACTTGGCGACCAAACGCTGCTTCCTCGTCCCCCGGGTCGTCGTCCATCAAAAGGAGATGAAATTGGCGGGAGGGGCCGTCATCAACGGAAAAACCGGGAAAATGCTCGGCTGGCTGAGCGAAGCGGAGACTGCCGGCATCAACCTGATCCAGGGAAGCGGCAAATCGGAGGAATCGCATGTGGGCGGGATCATCGAATCCGCGATTGAAAAAGGGGGAGAACCCTTCTCTTTTGAAATTGATAAAGCGAAGAGCAGGATTATTCCGCAAGTCAAAAACGGCCAAGTCTCCTTTACCGTCAAAGTGGATGCCGAGGGGAGTCTGGGAGAAGATTGGAATCTGAAGGAAAACGCTTTTGATCGTGCCTATATGAAAAAAATCGAGCAGGCAACAGCCGAACAGATAAAAAAACTGATCGAGAACAGTCTGCAAAAAATCCAGAAGGAATTCCAAGCCGACGTGGCGGGATTTGGAAAAAAACTGCATATCCGTTACCCGGAAGTCTGGCGCAAACTGGAAATGGACTGGGACGAGCGGTTCAGCAAGATTCCCATTCATGTCGAAGTGAAGGTGCAAGCGCTGGATTTCGCGCTCAAGGGGAAAGAGAAGGGATGA
- a CDS encoding GerAB/ArcD/ProY family transporter gives MLSTSQAFSGFEIILFLLAYTRHAKKAFWPLLAGMALVTIIYMIIVIMVIGSLTLEEVKTLTWPTMEFVKQIEFPGAFFEHFEIFFISIWILNMFTTFFINLYLASLGIHLLFGWKKKRVMLLLIPVMYGIALYPEDLNEALGLGLIIGNASLLTSLLIPLSLLLLAVLLRKRQDQQNGSGVEKA, from the coding sequence GTGCTCTCCACTTCGCAGGCATTTTCGGGCTTCGAAATCATCCTGTTTCTGCTGGCCTACACGAGACATGCAAAAAAGGCGTTTTGGCCCCTGTTGGCAGGCATGGCTCTCGTCACCATCATCTACATGATTATCGTCATCATGGTCATTGGCTCCCTGACGCTGGAGGAGGTAAAGACACTGACATGGCCGACGATGGAGTTCGTCAAACAAATTGAGTTTCCCGGCGCCTTTTTTGAACACTTCGAGATCTTTTTCATCAGCATATGGATCCTGAATATGTTTACGACATTTTTTATCAATCTCTACCTGGCCTCCCTGGGTATCCACCTGCTATTCGGTTGGAAAAAGAAGCGCGTGATGCTCCTGCTGATCCCGGTGATGTACGGAATCGCCCTGTATCCGGAGGATCTGAACGAAGCTCTGGGACTGGGGCTTATAATCGGGAATGCTTCCTTGCTAACCTCTTTGCTGATCCCGTTGTCTTTGCTCCTCCTGGCTGTGCTGCTTCGGAAAAGGCAGGATCAACAAAACGGTTCGGGAGTGGAAAAAGCATGA
- the ltaE gene encoding low-specificity L-threonine aldolase, with product MPIDFRSDTVTKPTEEMKRAMLEAEVGDDVYGEDPTVNRLEKLAAEILGKEAALFVTSGTQGNQLAVLTHCVNGDEVIMEADSHIFYSEGGAVAALAGVQTRTINGERGVITPEAIARAVRSRNIHFPRTRLLCMENTHNRAGGAVISPEQMKAAYEAAHSRGVAVHLDGARLFNAAVALKREISDFTRYADTVQVCLSKGLSAPIGSVLAGSRDFIEEARWWRKKLGGGMRQAGYIAAPGILALTEMVPRLEEDHHRAKRLAEGLRQLSLTVEPVETNIVLVHTERAGMNAVQFLEQLAERGVLAVDFDESLVRFTTHRHITDQDIQAALTAVEAILPA from the coding sequence ATGCCGATCGATTTCAGAAGTGATACCGTAACCAAGCCCACGGAAGAGATGAAGCGTGCCATGCTCGAAGCCGAAGTCGGTGACGATGTATACGGGGAAGACCCGACAGTAAATCGCTTGGAAAAGTTGGCCGCCGAGATATTGGGAAAGGAGGCTGCGCTGTTCGTTACCAGCGGTACGCAGGGCAACCAGCTGGCCGTGCTCACCCATTGCGTCAATGGCGATGAGGTGATTATGGAAGCGGATTCCCATATCTTTTACTCCGAGGGCGGGGCGGTTGCAGCGCTGGCGGGAGTTCAGACGAGAACCATCAATGGCGAGCGTGGCGTCATTACCCCGGAGGCCATCGCAAGAGCCGTCCGCAGCCGGAATATACACTTCCCCCGGACACGCTTGCTCTGCATGGAAAATACGCATAATCGCGCAGGCGGAGCGGTCATCAGCCCCGAACAAATGAAAGCGGCTTATGAGGCTGCGCACAGCAGAGGTGTCGCTGTCCATCTGGATGGCGCGCGGCTGTTCAATGCTGCGGTGGCGCTTAAGCGGGAGATATCCGACTTTACGCGCTATGCGGATACGGTGCAAGTCTGTTTGTCCAAAGGATTGAGTGCGCCAATCGGCTCCGTTTTGGCCGGCAGCCGGGATTTTATCGAAGAAGCCCGCTGGTGGCGCAAAAAGCTGGGCGGCGGCATGCGCCAGGCCGGGTATATCGCGGCGCCCGGAATCCTCGCATTAACCGAGATGGTGCCGAGACTGGAAGAAGACCATCATCGCGCAAAGCGTTTGGCGGAGGGCTTGCGCCAGCTCTCATTGACCGTTGAGCCCGTCGAAACCAATATCGTACTGGTACATACCGAGCGTGCGGGGATGAATGCTGTCCAATTTCTGGAACAGCTCGCAGAGCGAGGTGTGCTCGCGGTCGATTTCGACGAGTCATTGGTCCGCTTTACGACTCATCGCCATATCACAGATCAGGACATCCAAGCCGCGCTTACCGCCGTGGAGGCGATTCTCCCGGCATAG